A window of the Kosakonia sp. BYX6 genome harbors these coding sequences:
- a CDS encoding cation:proton antiporter, with translation MSYLAWMAATGGLLLLMSLSYGWISRVPIPVFGLYLVVGIICGPWEMGILNIDIAAHAELTSRITEIAMAASLFITGLKIRIPLTSPYWRMGIKLALPGMLLTIAGIMLAAHYLMDLSWPLSLALGAILAPTDPVLASLVAINDARDGDQLRIALSSEAGLNDGTALPFLILALIWYEADGAVSADELLKWFSVDLLWALVVGLLIGFIMGRLIGLIATRSRHAQGEVAPSDFVALALICLSFSLAIAVSASGFLAAFAAGIGLRSAEVSVQKRHLDPEEDHDLPAEMRVNPHTRHGLEERNPIKSVGLVIGDALSFGDTVERLLAALLVIVLGVTLSQHWDAHALILAFVIFVVIRPLAVFIVTWRDGSSWFHRASLGWLGIRGIGSLNYIAYAYVHGLQGAEANVVTDAAITIVTLSVLLHGISVTPLLTARRRKEHREQNE, from the coding sequence ATGAGTTATTTGGCGTGGATGGCTGCCACGGGTGGCTTGTTATTGTTGATGTCACTGTCGTATGGCTGGATAAGCCGAGTGCCTATTCCCGTTTTCGGGCTCTATTTGGTGGTCGGGATCATCTGCGGCCCGTGGGAAATGGGCATTCTCAACATTGATATCGCGGCGCACGCTGAGCTTACCAGCCGCATCACCGAAATCGCCATGGCGGCGTCGCTGTTTATTACCGGGCTGAAAATCCGCATTCCGCTTACCTCGCCGTACTGGAGAATGGGCATCAAGCTGGCGCTGCCCGGCATGCTGCTGACCATCGCCGGGATTATGCTCGCCGCGCACTATTTGATGGATCTCTCCTGGCCATTATCGCTGGCGCTGGGGGCGATCCTCGCGCCGACCGACCCGGTGCTGGCAAGCCTTGTGGCGATTAACGACGCGCGGGATGGCGATCAGTTGCGCATCGCGCTTTCCAGTGAAGCCGGTCTGAATGACGGAACGGCGCTGCCTTTTCTGATCCTCGCGCTTATCTGGTACGAAGCCGACGGCGCGGTGAGTGCCGATGAATTATTAAAATGGTTTAGCGTTGACCTGCTGTGGGCACTGGTTGTCGGGCTGCTCATCGGCTTTATTATGGGCAGGCTGATTGGCCTTATCGCCACCCGTTCGCGCCATGCGCAGGGGGAAGTCGCGCCCAGTGATTTTGTCGCCCTTGCGCTTATCTGCCTGAGCTTTTCGCTGGCGATTGCGGTCAGCGCATCCGGTTTTCTGGCGGCGTTTGCGGCGGGTATTGGGCTGCGTAGCGCGGAAGTAAGCGTGCAGAAACGGCATTTAGATCCCGAAGAAGACCACGATTTACCGGCGGAAATGCGCGTCAATCCGCATACGCGCCACGGGCTTGAAGAGCGCAACCCAATCAAATCTGTCGGCCTGGTGATTGGCGATGCGCTGTCGTTTGGCGATACCGTCGAGCGCCTGCTGGCGGCGTTGCTGGTGATTGTGCTGGGCGTGACGCTTTCTCAACACTGGGATGCGCACGCGCTGATTCTGGCGTTCGTTATCTTTGTGGTTATCCGCCCGCTGGCGGTGTTTATCGTCACCTGGCGTGACGGCAGTTCCTGGTTTCACCGCGCCAGCCTCGGCTGGCTGGGGATTCGCGGTATCGGCAGCCTGAATTATATTGCCTACGCCTATGTCCACGGCTTGCAGGGTGCCGAAGCCAATGTCGTGACGGATGCCGCCATCACCATTGTGACGTTAAGCGTGTTGCTGCACGGAATTTCTGTCACGCCACTGCTGACCGCGCGTCGCCGGAAAGAGCATCGCGAACAGAACGAATAA
- a CDS encoding NAD(P)H-dependent oxidoreductase codes for MHALIVVSHPLEDSLTHGLANAVAQGIREENAANSVEIADLAREGFNPSFSAADYNAFMQTEPLPPDVQAEQARIEKADALVLVFPIYWWTMPGLLKGWIDRVFANGWAYEDSGTGKVIKKLGHLPVHLVALGGSDHKTFEKHGYAQSWNTQIAHGIFDYCGAPVKTNATLMLPDLGTPQVCLQQAKAIGRTIFATA; via the coding sequence ATGCACGCTTTAATCGTGGTTTCCCACCCGCTGGAAGATTCATTGACACACGGTCTGGCAAACGCCGTCGCACAAGGGATTCGCGAGGAAAATGCCGCCAATAGCGTTGAGATTGCCGACCTGGCGCGCGAAGGTTTTAACCCGAGTTTTTCCGCAGCGGATTACAACGCCTTTATGCAAACTGAACCGCTGCCGCCGGATGTGCAAGCCGAGCAGGCGCGCATTGAAAAAGCGGATGCGCTGGTGCTGGTGTTCCCCATTTATTGGTGGACGATGCCGGGCTTGTTGAAAGGTTGGATCGACCGGGTATTTGCCAACGGCTGGGCGTATGAAGATAGCGGCACCGGCAAAGTGATTAAAAAACTGGGTCACCTGCCGGTGCACCTGGTGGCGCTTGGCGGATCCGATCATAAAACCTTTGAGAAACATGGCTATGCGCAATCGTGGAACACGCAAATCGCGCACGGCATTTTTGATTATTGCGGCGCGCCGGTGAAAACCAATGCGACGTTGATGTTGCCGGATCTCGGTACGCCGCAAGTGTGCCTGCAACAAGCAAAAGCGATCGGCAGGACAATTTTTGCCACAGCGTGA
- a CDS encoding 6-phospho-beta-glucosidase: MNQKLKVVTIGGGSSYTPELLEGFIKRYHELPVTELWLVDVDEGKEKLAIIFDLCQRMIDNAGVPLKLYKTLDRREALQGADFVTTQLRVGQLKARELDERIPLSHGYLGQETNGAGGLFKGLRTIPVIFDIIKDVEAICPNAWVINFTNPAGMVTEAVYRHTNFKKFIGVCNIPVGMKMFIRDVLALSDNDDIAMDLFGLNHMVFIKDVLVNGTSRFAELLDGVASGKLKTSTVKNIFDLPFSEGLIRSLNLLPCSYLLYYFKQKEMLAIEMGEYYKGGARAQVVQQVEKQLFELYKDPELKVKPKELEQRGGAYYSDAACEVINAIYNDKQTEHYVNIPHHGHIDNIPPDWAVEMTCILGRNGATPHPRVTHFDEKVLGLIHTIKGFEVAASQAALSGEFNDVLLALNLSPLIHSDSDAEMLAREMILAHEKWLPNFAQTAARLKARQQ; this comes from the coding sequence ATGAACCAGAAATTGAAAGTCGTCACGATTGGCGGGGGCAGCAGTTACACCCCGGAATTACTGGAAGGGTTTATTAAGCGCTACCACGAGCTGCCGGTCACGGAGTTGTGGCTGGTTGATGTCGACGAGGGCAAAGAGAAGCTGGCGATCATTTTTGATCTCTGCCAGCGCATGATCGACAACGCAGGCGTGCCGCTGAAACTCTATAAAACGCTGGATCGCCGCGAAGCATTGCAGGGCGCGGATTTTGTCACTACCCAACTGCGCGTCGGTCAGTTGAAAGCGCGCGAACTGGACGAACGCATTCCGCTGAGCCACGGCTATTTAGGCCAGGAAACCAATGGCGCAGGCGGCCTGTTCAAAGGGCTGCGCACCATCCCGGTTATTTTCGACATCATTAAAGACGTGGAAGCGATTTGCCCGAACGCCTGGGTGATTAACTTTACCAATCCGGCAGGCATGGTGACGGAGGCGGTCTATCGCCATACAAACTTCAAAAAGTTTATAGGCGTCTGCAATATCCCGGTTGGCATGAAAATGTTTATCCGCGATGTGCTGGCGCTAAGCGACAACGATGATATCGCCATGGATCTGTTTGGCCTGAATCACATGGTGTTTATCAAAGACGTATTAGTGAATGGCACCTCGCGCTTTGCGGAACTGCTCGACGGCGTGGCGAGTGGAAAGTTAAAAACCTCGACGGTAAAAAACATTTTTGATCTGCCGTTCAGTGAAGGATTGATTCGTTCACTGAATCTGTTGCCCTGCTCTTATCTGCTCTATTACTTCAAGCAAAAAGAGATGCTGGCGATTGAAATGGGCGAGTACTACAAAGGCGGCGCGCGGGCGCAAGTCGTGCAGCAGGTTGAGAAGCAACTGTTTGAACTCTACAAAGATCCTGAGTTAAAGGTCAAACCCAAAGAGCTGGAACAGCGCGGCGGCGCGTACTACTCCGATGCGGCGTGCGAAGTGATTAACGCTATCTATAACGACAAGCAAACGGAGCATTACGTCAATATTCCCCATCACGGGCATATCGACAATATTCCGCCGGACTGGGCAGTCGAGATGACCTGCATATTGGGCCGCAATGGCGCGACGCCGCACCCGCGTGTTACCCATTTCGACGAGAAAGTGCTGGGGCTGATTCACACCATCAAAGGGTTTGAAGTGGCGGCGAGCCAGGCGGCACTCAGCGGCGAGTTCAACGATGTGCTGCTGGCGCTCAACCTTAGCCCACTTATTCATTCGGACAGCGACGCCGAAATGCTGGCGCGCGAAATGATTCTGGCCCATGAAAAGTGGCTGCCGAACTTTGCGCAGACTGCCGCGCGCCTGAAAGCCAGGCAACAGTAA
- a CDS encoding TetR/AcrR family transcriptional regulator, with protein sequence MAETRVRQRLTREERYAQLIEIAWQIIRQEGTEALTLGHLAECAGVTKPVVYDHFTSRSGLLAALYREYDLRQNRKMDEALSKTAAELEARAAVIASAYIECVLLQGREMPSLLAALAGTPELEKIRREYAVDFTEKCRTLFAPFCEKPLRDAALWAMLGSAEGLSWAAVQGAISEAQAKAELQRVIIAMAHDIDALIA encoded by the coding sequence ATGGCCGAAACGCGCGTGCGCCAGCGGTTAACGCGAGAAGAACGCTATGCACAATTAATTGAGATCGCCTGGCAAATTATCCGGCAAGAGGGCACCGAAGCGCTGACCCTCGGGCATTTAGCCGAATGCGCCGGGGTGACAAAACCGGTGGTGTACGATCATTTCACCAGCCGTTCCGGGCTGCTGGCGGCGCTTTATCGCGAATATGATTTGCGCCAGAACCGCAAAATGGATGAAGCGCTGAGTAAAACCGCAGCGGAGCTGGAAGCGCGCGCGGCGGTGATTGCCTCGGCGTATATCGAATGTGTGTTGCTTCAAGGCCGTGAAATGCCGAGCCTGCTGGCGGCACTGGCCGGCACGCCGGAACTGGAGAAAATTCGCCGCGAATACGCTGTCGATTTCACTGAAAAATGCCGCACGCTGTTTGCGCCGTTCTGCGAAAAACCGCTACGTGATGCGGCGTTATGGGCGATGCTCGGTTCTGCCGAAGGGCTTTCCTGGGCCGCGGTGCAAGGCGCCATCAGCGAGGCGCAGGCCAAAGCGGAGTTGCAACGGGTGATCATTGCGATGGCGCACGACATTGATGCGCTGATTGCCTGA
- a CDS encoding MmgE/PrpD family protein, with protein MTLIETLANWCAAPEPFSERARELAREAITDTLACLVAGRDDFSTRAVYDAWRETAITPSHAALINATAAHAIDYDDNFAPGMSHASAVLLPALLPVALAQESSGAALIEAYLVGLQAQAFIGEAIGYGHYTAGWHGTSTVGCIGSAAGVAALMGLEADGIARTLSIAVSMASGVKGQFGTPLKPFHAGMAARNAVEAATLARTGMHGRLDIIECPQGFAELYAGSVNLPTWLNDAQHVIERIGVMPKKHPCCGSTHRILDAIADLQALHAFAADDVEQAHCQVGIANWRNLAYPQPVDEMQARFSMQYCAAVMLEKGALSVADFTPDGVATQADAQKLARISMSAWTAEQEAENPALPHILTLTLKDGRILRHARLSAKGAREEPFSEQERQAKFLDCCARLPDAQALYDQLLALDTTRDINFMRRMMV; from the coding sequence ATGACGTTGATTGAAACGCTGGCAAACTGGTGCGCGGCGCCGGAGCCATTTAGCGAACGGGCACGGGAACTCGCCCGCGAAGCCATCACCGACACCCTTGCTTGCCTGGTCGCCGGGCGGGACGATTTCTCCACCCGCGCGGTGTACGACGCCTGGCGCGAAACGGCCATTACGCCGTCGCACGCGGCGCTTATCAATGCCACCGCGGCGCACGCGATTGATTATGACGACAACTTCGCGCCCGGCATGAGCCACGCGTCAGCGGTGCTGTTACCGGCGTTGTTACCCGTCGCGCTGGCGCAGGAAAGCAGCGGCGCGGCGCTGATCGAGGCCTATTTAGTCGGGTTGCAGGCGCAGGCATTTATTGGCGAAGCCATCGGTTACGGCCACTACACCGCGGGCTGGCATGGCACATCCACCGTTGGCTGCATCGGCAGCGCGGCAGGCGTCGCCGCGTTAATGGGGCTGGAGGCTGATGGCATTGCGCGCACATTGAGCATCGCGGTCAGCATGGCAAGCGGCGTGAAAGGCCAGTTCGGCACGCCGCTGAAACCGTTTCACGCCGGAATGGCGGCGCGAAACGCGGTGGAAGCCGCAACGCTCGCGCGCACCGGCATGCACGGTAGGCTGGACATTATTGAATGCCCGCAAGGTTTCGCAGAGCTGTATGCCGGCAGCGTCAACCTTCCGACGTGGCTTAATGATGCGCAGCATGTGATTGAGCGCATTGGCGTGATGCCGAAAAAACACCCCTGCTGTGGCTCGACGCACCGCATTCTCGATGCGATTGCCGATTTGCAGGCGCTGCATGCGTTTGCCGCGGATGATGTTGAACAAGCGCATTGCCAGGTTGGCATTGCCAACTGGCGTAACCTGGCGTATCCGCAGCCTGTCGATGAGATGCAGGCGCGTTTTTCGATGCAATATTGCGCGGCGGTGATGCTGGAAAAAGGCGCGCTCAGCGTGGCGGATTTCACCCCGGATGGCGTTGCCACCCAGGCGGATGCGCAGAAACTGGCGCGTATAAGCATGAGCGCGTGGACCGCCGAACAGGAGGCGGAAAACCCCGCCCTGCCGCATATTTTGACGCTGACGTTGAAAGATGGCCGCATATTGCGCCACGCGCGACTGAGTGCCAAAGGCGCGCGGGAAGAACCGTTTAGCGAACAAGAGCGGCAGGCGAAATTCCTCGACTGCTGCGCCCGGTTACCGGATGCCCAGGCGTTGTATGACCAGCTTTTGGCGCTGGATACGACCCGCGATATCAATTTTATGCGCCGGATGATGGTGTGA
- the chbC gene encoding PTS N,N'-diacetylchitobiose transporter subunit IIC, whose protein sequence is MSNAIASLEKILLPFAIKIGQQPHVNAIKNGFIRLMPLTLAGAMFVLINNVFLSFGEGSFFYSLGIRLDASTIATLDGLKGIGANVYNGTLGIMSLMAPFFIGMALAEERKVDSLAAGLLSIAAFMTVTPYSVGESYAVGANWLGGANIISGIIIGLVVAELFAFIVRRNWVITLPESVPSSVARSFSALIPGFIILSIMGIISWALASHGTNFHQIIMDTISTPLASLGSVVGWAYVIFVPLLWFFGIHGSLALTALDSGIMTPWALENIAVYQQYGSVDAALEAGKTFHVWAKPMLDSYIFLGGSGATLGLIIAIFLASRRADYRQVAKLALPSGLFQINEPILFGLPIIMNPVMFIPFILVQPILAAITLLAYYSGLIPPITNIAPWTMPTGLGAFFNTNGSILALLLALFNLAIATLVYLPFVVVANKAQNAIEQEESEEDIANALKF, encoded by the coding sequence ATGAGTAATGCCATTGCTTCACTTGAAAAGATACTTCTGCCTTTTGCGATAAAAATTGGTCAACAGCCGCACGTCAACGCCATTAAAAATGGGTTTATCCGCTTAATGCCGTTAACCCTCGCCGGGGCGATGTTTGTGCTAATCAATAACGTGTTCCTGAGCTTTGGCGAAGGTTCGTTTTTCTACTCGCTGGGTATTCGGCTGGATGCGTCGACGATTGCAACCCTCGACGGGTTAAAAGGCATTGGCGCGAATGTATATAACGGCACGCTGGGCATTATGTCGTTGATGGCGCCCTTTTTTATCGGCATGGCGCTGGCGGAAGAACGTAAAGTGGATTCGCTGGCCGCCGGCCTGCTGTCGATTGCCGCCTTTATGACCGTCACGCCGTACAGCGTCGGTGAATCCTACGCCGTCGGCGCGAACTGGTTAGGCGGCGCGAACATAATTTCCGGCATTATTATTGGCCTGGTGGTCGCCGAGTTGTTCGCCTTTATTGTGCGCCGCAACTGGGTGATCACCTTACCCGAAAGCGTGCCCAGCTCGGTTGCCCGCTCCTTCTCCGCCCTGATTCCGGGTTTTATTATCCTCTCGATTATGGGGATCATCAGTTGGGCGCTGGCCAGCCACGGCACCAACTTCCACCAGATTATTATGGACACTATCTCTACGCCGCTGGCTTCACTGGGCAGCGTTGTCGGCTGGGCGTATGTGATTTTTGTCCCGCTGCTGTGGTTCTTTGGCATTCACGGGTCGCTGGCGCTGACCGCGTTGGATAGCGGCATTATGACGCCGTGGGCGCTGGAAAATATCGCTGTCTACCAGCAATACGGTTCGGTAGACGCGGCGCTGGAAGCCGGTAAAACCTTCCATGTCTGGGCAAAACCGATGCTCGACTCCTATATTTTCCTCGGCGGCAGCGGCGCAACACTGGGGCTTATCATCGCGATTTTCCTGGCCTCACGCCGGGCGGATTACCGCCAGGTGGCCAAGCTGGCGCTGCCTTCCGGCCTCTTTCAAATTAACGAACCGATTCTGTTCGGGCTGCCGATCATCATGAACCCGGTGATGTTTATCCCGTTCATTCTGGTTCAGCCGATTCTCGCCGCCATCACGCTGTTGGCGTATTACTCGGGCCTGATTCCGCCGATTACCAATATCGCGCCGTGGACAATGCCAACCGGGTTGGGCGCATTCTTCAACACCAATGGCAGCATTCTCGCCCTGTTGCTGGCGCTGTTTAACCTCGCCATCGCTACACTGGTTTACCTGCCCTTTGTGGTGGTTGCCAATAAAGCCCAGAATGCCATTGAGCAGGAAGAGAGCGAAGAAGATATCGCCAACGCGCTAAAATTTTGA
- the chbG gene encoding chitin disaccharide deacetylase: MERLLIVNADDFGLSKGQNYGIIESFRHGVVTSTTALVNGDAVEHAAALSQDAPWLAVGMHFALTLGRPLTPMPGLARDGKLGKWIWQMAEQGTLPLEEIAQELESQYQRFTTLFGREPTHLDSHHHVHMLPQVLPLMAQFAARRGLPLRIDRNQRIDADLPTTLRSTQGFSSEFYGDEVSEALFLRTLDASAARGETSLEVMCHPAFIDNPIRLSSYCYPRLTELDVLTSPSLKYAIADRGYRLGSFLDI, translated from the coding sequence ATGGAACGCTTATTGATTGTCAACGCGGATGATTTTGGCCTCAGTAAAGGGCAAAACTACGGCATTATCGAGAGTTTTCGCCACGGCGTGGTGACCTCCACCACCGCGCTGGTGAATGGTGACGCGGTGGAACATGCCGCTGCGCTTTCGCAAGATGCGCCCTGGCTGGCCGTCGGCATGCACTTTGCGCTGACGTTGGGTAGACCGTTAACGCCGATGCCAGGACTTGCGCGAGACGGCAAGCTGGGGAAATGGATTTGGCAAATGGCCGAGCAAGGAACGCTACCGCTGGAAGAGATAGCCCAGGAACTGGAGAGCCAGTATCAGCGTTTTACCACCCTGTTTGGTCGCGAACCGACGCATCTCGACAGCCATCACCATGTGCATATGCTCCCGCAGGTTTTGCCGCTGATGGCGCAATTCGCCGCCCGACGCGGGTTGCCGTTGCGTATCGATCGCAACCAACGGATTGATGCAGATTTGCCCACAACGCTTCGCAGTACGCAGGGTTTTAGCAGTGAATTTTACGGAGACGAGGTTTCAGAAGCGCTCTTTTTGCGCACGCTGGATGCCTCTGCCGCACGGGGTGAAACATCGCTGGAAGTGATGTGCCACCCGGCTTTTATCGACAACCCGATTCGCCTGAGTAGTTATTGTTACCCCCGCTTAACTGAACTGGATGTGCTGACGTCGCCATCACTGAAATATGCGATTGCCGACCGAGGTTATCGGCTGGGCAGTTTTCTTGATATTTAG
- the chbR gene encoding transcriptional regulator ChbR — protein sequence MQPTLNTQGIATAQEQQLFNGNNFHVFIYNKTESASGLHQHDYYEFTLVLTGRYYQVINGKRVLLERGDFVFIPLGSHHQSFYEFGATRILNVGISRQFFEQHYLALLPFCFVASQAYRTQSAFMTYVETVIASLNFRENGLDEFIETVTFYVLNRLRHYREEQVLDDTPQWLKTTVEAMHDKTQFGEHAMENMVRLSAKSQEYLTRATRRFYGKTPMQIINEIRIDFAKKQLEMTNYSVTDIAWESGYSSPSLFIKTFKKMTSFTPNSYRKRLTEITSNDGEPA from the coding sequence ATGCAGCCGACGCTCAACACACAAGGAATCGCGACCGCGCAGGAACAGCAGTTGTTCAACGGTAACAATTTCCATGTGTTTATCTATAACAAAACCGAGAGCGCCAGCGGGCTGCATCAGCATGATTACTATGAATTTACGCTGGTCTTAACCGGTCGTTACTACCAGGTGATCAATGGCAAACGGGTGTTGCTGGAGCGCGGCGATTTCGTGTTTATCCCGTTGGGATCGCACCACCAGAGTTTTTATGAATTCGGTGCCACGCGCATCCTCAATGTCGGTATTAGCCGGCAGTTTTTCGAGCAGCACTACCTCGCTTTACTGCCATTTTGTTTTGTCGCTTCCCAGGCGTACCGGACGCAAAGCGCGTTTATGACCTATGTCGAAACGGTGATTGCTTCCCTGAACTTTCGCGAAAACGGGCTGGACGAATTTATCGAAACCGTCACCTTTTATGTGCTCAACCGCCTGCGCCACTACCGTGAAGAGCAGGTGCTGGATGATACGCCGCAGTGGCTGAAAACCACCGTTGAGGCAATGCACGATAAAACACAATTTGGTGAACATGCGATGGAAAATATGGTGCGGCTTTCTGCGAAATCGCAGGAGTATCTGACGCGTGCCACCCGGCGTTTTTACGGCAAAACGCCAATGCAGATCATCAATGAGATCCGCATTGATTTCGCGAAAAAACAGCTCGAAATGACCAATTATTCGGTGACCGATATCGCCTGGGAATCGGGTTACAGCAGCCCAAGCTTGTTTATTAAGACGTTCAAGAAAATGACGTCATTCACGCCAAACAGTTACCGAAAACGGTTAACTGAAATCACCAGCAACGATGGCGAGCCTGCGTAA
- a CDS encoding carbohydrate porin → MKKSLLVLLIAAACGNASAQNLTVEERLARLEKTLQENSAELAKTKAELTHYKQAAANNEKDTPVINAINDSSENSTTENTTFTLKEISDYVKEDIGFAWNGYLRSGWGAASNGSPKEYAIGSLGRFGNEYSSWFDLVLTQRVYEQNGKSAHAVVQLDGNVGAQYGSAWFDKDSENMLQFSDIFLTTRGFLPFAPEADLWVGKHNLPKYEIQMLDWKNHQTDSGAGIGIENWQLGAGKLNIALVRQDLDAYAVTYPAVKESGAMQVNTNTVDMRYKDLPVGGNTTLELIGRYSMANKSGAYKTGEQDGHYYSIKDAWLTGGILRHRFKMGGFEELTVQAADNSLASGFALISNSGATYGYRDNYYGEHSYGKAFRVISQGEFYPSSQTVMAHALVYSAGNDIYSYDTGAHTDFRSYRAVVRPAWIWDNHNQTGVELAWFKQTNKQQGVDYTEKGYKTTLYHALKINSSMLESRPELRFYTTWLRAADNAISQFRFNDGRKDQLTIGAQAEVWW, encoded by the coding sequence ATGAAAAAGTCTTTACTCGTGCTGTTGATAGCCGCCGCCTGCGGTAACGCTTCTGCGCAAAATTTAACGGTCGAAGAGCGACTGGCGCGATTAGAAAAAACGTTACAGGAAAACAGTGCGGAGCTTGCGAAAACAAAAGCAGAGCTAACGCACTATAAACAGGCCGCGGCAAATAACGAAAAAGACACCCCCGTTATTAACGCCATCAATGATTCATCCGAAAATAGCACAACAGAAAACACGACATTTACCCTAAAAGAGATCAGCGACTATGTTAAGGAAGATATTGGTTTCGCCTGGAATGGTTATTTACGTTCCGGTTGGGGCGCCGCCAGTAACGGTTCGCCAAAAGAGTATGCCATCGGTTCGCTGGGGCGTTTTGGTAATGAATACTCCTCCTGGTTCGATCTGGTTTTAACGCAGCGTGTTTATGAGCAAAACGGCAAATCGGCACATGCCGTGGTGCAATTAGATGGCAATGTCGGCGCGCAATACGGCAGTGCCTGGTTTGATAAAGACTCCGAAAATATGCTGCAATTTTCCGATATTTTCCTCACCACGCGTGGTTTCCTGCCTTTCGCGCCGGAAGCGGATTTATGGGTGGGGAAACATAACCTGCCGAAATATGAAATCCAGATGCTGGACTGGAAAAATCACCAGACCGACAGTGGAGCGGGGATCGGCATCGAAAACTGGCAGCTTGGCGCAGGGAAACTCAACATCGCGCTGGTTCGCCAGGACCTGGACGCCTATGCGGTGACTTACCCGGCAGTGAAGGAAAGCGGTGCCATGCAGGTCAATACCAATACGGTCGATATGCGTTATAAAGATCTGCCGGTAGGGGGTAACACCACGCTGGAGCTGATTGGTCGTTACTCCATGGCGAACAAATCCGGTGCCTACAAAACCGGCGAACAGGATGGGCATTACTACAGCATCAAAGATGCGTGGTTAACGGGAGGCATCTTGCGCCACCGGTTCAAGATGGGCGGTTTTGAAGAGTTGACCGTGCAGGCGGCGGATAACTCGCTGGCCAGCGGCTTTGCGCTGATCTCCAATTCCGGCGCGACCTATGGCTATCGCGATAATTATTATGGCGAGCATTCCTACGGCAAAGCATTCCGCGTGATTTCGCAGGGGGAATTCTACCCGTCGTCGCAAACCGTGATGGCCCACGCGTTGGTCTATTCCGCCGGGAATGATATCTACAGTTACGACACCGGCGCGCATACGGATTTTCGCAGTTATCGCGCAGTGGTTCGCCCGGCGTGGATTTGGGATAACCACAACCAGACCGGCGTAGAGCTGGCGTGGTTTAAGCAGACCAACAAACAGCAGGGCGTTGATTACACGGAAAAAGGCTATAAAACCACGCTGTATCATGCGCTGAAAATCAATTCCAGCATGCTGGAATCCAGACCGGAGCTGCGTTTCTACACCACCTGGCTTCGCGCGGCAGATAATGCGATCAGCCAGTTTCGCTTTAATGATGGCAGAAAAGATCAGTTGACCATTGGGGCGCAGGCCGAGGTGTGGTGGTAA
- a CDS encoding PTS sugar transporter subunit IIB gives MEKKHIYLFCSAGMSTSLLVSKMRAQAEKYEVPVIIEAFSETLAAEKGPQADVVLLGPQIAWKLSEIQRLLPNKPVEVIDSMLYGKVDGLGVLKAAVAAIKQAAAK, from the coding sequence ATGGAAAAGAAGCATATCTATCTGTTTTGTTCTGCGGGCATGTCCACGTCTTTGTTGGTGTCAAAAATGCGAGCACAGGCGGAAAAATATGAAGTGCCGGTCATTATTGAAGCATTTTCTGAGACGCTCGCCGCAGAAAAAGGCCCGCAAGCCGATGTCGTATTGCTTGGCCCACAAATCGCGTGGAAGCTGTCCGAAATCCAACGTTTACTCCCCAATAAACCCGTCGAAGTCATTGATTCAATGCTGTATGGCAAAGTCGATGGCTTAGGCGTACTGAAAGCGGCCGTCGCCGCCATCAAACAAGCCGCTGCAAAATAA